A genomic segment from Streptosporangium roseum DSM 43021 encodes:
- a CDS encoding nitroreductase family deazaflavin-dependent oxidoreductase, whose translation MPMPRWWGHVNKRVFNPRAIASGTWPVLTHVGRVSGTTYRTPLDAHPVDGGYLFVLVYGSRSDWVQNVLAANGARLRVDGREVELAAPRLVGKDEAFQALPDEVPRPPRLLRITEFLRMDLDAG comes from the coding sequence ATGCCGATGCCGAGGTGGTGGGGGCACGTGAACAAGCGGGTGTTCAACCCTCGCGCGATCGCGAGCGGGACGTGGCCGGTGCTGACTCACGTCGGTCGCGTCTCCGGCACGACGTACCGCACGCCGCTCGACGCGCACCCGGTCGACGGCGGCTACCTGTTCGTTCTGGTGTACGGATCGCGCTCGGACTGGGTGCAGAACGTCCTGGCGGCCAATGGGGCGAGGCTCCGGGTCGACGGGAGAGAGGTGGAACTCGCCGCCCCACGCCTCGTCGGGAAAGACGAGGCGTTTCAGGCTCTCCCCGATGAGGTGCCACGCCCACCGAGACTGCTCCGCATCACCGAGTTCCTCCGCATGGACCTGGACGCGGGCTGA